In Sphaerisporangium krabiense, the DNA window GCCGACGCCGGGGACGCCGGTCGGCTGACCGAGGTCGCGCGGAAGGCCGACGCCCTCTACAACTGCGCCAACCCCCGCTACCACCGCTGGCCGCAGGACTGGCCTCCCATCGCCGCCGCCCTGCTCCAGGCGGCCGAGACGAGCGGGGCCGTGCTCGTCACCCTGAGCAACCTGTACGGGTACGGCCCCGTCGACCGTCCGATGACCGAGGACATGCCCCTCGCCTCGACCGGCGCCAAGGGCCGCGTCCGCGCGCGCATGTGGGCCGACGCGCTCGCCGCCCACCGGGCCGGACGGCTGCGCGCCACCGAGGTGCGCGGATCGGACTACTTCGGCCCGGAGACGACCGGCCAGTCCTTCTTCGGGGACCGGTTCCTCGGCCCCGTCCTGGCGGGCAGGACCGTACGGATTCCCGCCGACCCGGGGCAGCCGCACAGCATGACCTACCTGCCGGACGTGGCGCGCGCCCTGGCGACGGCCGGGTCCGACGAGCGGGCCTGGGGCCGCGCCTGGCACGTCCCGACGAGCCCGGCCCTGACGATCCAGGAGGTGGCCGATCGGGCGGCCGCCATCGCCGGGGTCGCCGCCCCGCGCGTCAAGCCGATCCCGCACTGGGTGATGCGCGCGGGCGGGCTCTTCTCGCCGCTGCTGCGCGAGCTGGAGGAGACGCGTCACCAGTTCGTGCGCCCGTTCGTCGTGGACTCCACGGCGTTCGAGACGACGTTCGGCGTCCGGCCGACGCCGCTGGACGAGGCGCTTGTGCGCACCATCACGTGGATGCGCGCGACCAGGGCGGCATGACGGGCGATCCCGGGCGCGGCCGGCGCGGAGCCGGGATGGGATCATGCTCGGCTGGGAGGAGGCGGCCGGGGAAGGCGAACAATGCCGCGCCCGGCGGCGTCCAATCCCAAGTACGAGCACGAGCACGCACCCATGGACGGAGACACCCCCGTGAAGCTTCGGGTACCGGCGGCCGCGGCGTTGGCCGCGGCGACGGCCGCCACGCTGGCCACCCTGTCATCCCCGGCCCTCGCCTCCGCGAGCGCCGCCACTCAGCCCGCCGCCACGGCCGTGCGCCCCCTCACGGGCGCGGCCGTCTTCTACTCCTACACCGACCGCATCGGGATCGACCGGTACGAGCCCGGCAAGGGCTTCACCCGGATCAGCACCCCCTCGGACAACTTCGAGTTCGCCGCCTCGCCGGACGGCAGGAAGGTCGCCTGGATCACCCCGCGCGGCGAGGTGAAGGTGAGCCAGGGCGGCAAGGTGACGACCATCGCCAAGGGCGCGGTGAACGGCGGCCCCTGCCTGACGCCGACGTGGTCGCCCGACTCCCGGCGGGTGGCCTTCGTGAACCCGAGCAAGACCGACGCCTCCCCGGTGACGATCGTCAACCTGGACGGCACCGGCCGGCAGAAGGCGGGCGTCACCGAAGGGGTCTGCCACCTGACCTGGTCGGGCGACGGCCGCTACCTGGCCGGCTACGCGGGCTCGGCCAACGGGGTCCACAAGCTGGACCTGCGGACCGGCAAGGCGGTGAAGGCCAAGGGCATCTCCTACCCGACCCACGTGCAGAGCCTGTCGCCCAACGGCCGCAACGTGATCGTGCACATGGTGCGCAGGGGCGAGCCGCAGGGCGACGGCGGCTGGCCGAGCCTGTTCACCCCGACCATCGTCGACACGATGACCGGCAAGAAGCTGCCGATCCCGGTCAAGGGCCGGCTCGTCGGCGCGCTGTACCTGGCGGACGGACGCCTGGTGGTCCGCGTCGCCGGGCGCACGCACAACGACCTCGTGGTCCTGGACGCGACGGGCAAGCGTCTCCAGACCCTCGCCGAGCCCGCCAAGGCCAAGAACCTCGGCCTCCTGCAGGTCATCCGCTGAGCGCCCGCGCGTAGGCTCTCGGCATGGACGTGACGCGGGTGGCGATGATCGGGCTCGGGGACATCGCGGAGAAGGCGTACCTGCCGGTGCTGGCGGCGACGCCGGGGGTGGACCTGCTGCTCTGCACGCGGAACCGGGCCACGCTCGACCGCCTGGGGGACGCCTACCGGCTCCCGGAGCGGGTCACCTCCGTCGCCGAGGTGGTCTCCGCCGGGGTGGAGGCGGCGTTCGTGCACGCCGCGACCGAGGCGCACGTCGAGATCGTCGAGACGTTGCTGCGGGCCGGCGTGCACGTCTACGTGGACAAGCCCCTGGCGGACAACCTGCCCGACGCCGAGAAGCTGGCGCGGCTCGCGGAGGAGGGCGGGCGGTCGCTGATGGTCGGGTTCAACCGCAGGCACGCCCCCGGGTACGCCGCGCTGCTCGACGGGCCGCGCGACCTGGTCGTCATGCAGAAGAACCGCACGGGGCAGCCGGACGT includes these proteins:
- a CDS encoding Gfo/Idh/MocA family protein, which gives rise to MDVTRVAMIGLGDIAEKAYLPVLAATPGVDLLLCTRNRATLDRLGDAYRLPERVTSVAEVVSAGVEAAFVHAATEAHVEIVETLLRAGVHVYVDKPLADNLPDAEKLARLAEEGGRSLMVGFNRRHAPGYAALLDGPRDLVVMQKNRTGQPDVARRVVFDDFIHVVDTLRFLAPGDVSGVTVDVRVREGLLEHVVLRLTGDHAAGAFTAIGMMSRVSGAAEETCEVIGGGRKRRVVNLGDVVDYSGGETLARRGDWTPVGRQRGIEQLCAEFLAAVRAGRVISARDALLTHELCERVVTAAG
- a CDS encoding NAD-dependent epimerase/dehydratase family protein translates to MGKHVVVGAGQVGARLVELLAGEGHEVVIVTRSGAGPELPGVTRVAADAGDAGRLTEVARKADALYNCANPRYHRWPQDWPPIAAALLQAAETSGAVLVTLSNLYGYGPVDRPMTEDMPLASTGAKGRVRARMWADALAAHRAGRLRATEVRGSDYFGPETTGQSFFGDRFLGPVLAGRTVRIPADPGQPHSMTYLPDVARALATAGSDERAWGRAWHVPTSPALTIQEVADRAAAIAGVAAPRVKPIPHWVMRAGGLFSPLLRELEETRHQFVRPFVVDSTAFETTFGVRPTPLDEALVRTITWMRATRAA
- a CDS encoding PD40 domain-containing protein; the encoded protein is MKLRVPAAAALAAATAATLATLSSPALASASAATQPAATAVRPLTGAAVFYSYTDRIGIDRYEPGKGFTRISTPSDNFEFAASPDGRKVAWITPRGEVKVSQGGKVTTIAKGAVNGGPCLTPTWSPDSRRVAFVNPSKTDASPVTIVNLDGTGRQKAGVTEGVCHLTWSGDGRYLAGYAGSANGVHKLDLRTGKAVKAKGISYPTHVQSLSPNGRNVIVHMVRRGEPQGDGGWPSLFTPTIVDTMTGKKLPIPVKGRLVGALYLADGRLVVRVAGRTHNDLVVLDATGKRLQTLAEPAKAKNLGLLQVIR